The DNA region TCGCCTCCACGGCGAAGGTCCAGCGCTACTCGAAGCTGACGGTCAACGCCTCGCCGGAGCCGGTCAAGAAGGGCGGGACGATCACGGTCACCGGGAAGCTGTCTCGGGCGAACTGGGAGGACCACGCGTACCACGGCTACGCGACGCAGTCGGTGAAGCTCCAGTTCCGCAAGAAGACCAGCTCCACGTACACCACGGTCAAGACGATCAAGACGAACAGCACCGGGAACCTGAAGACCACGGTCACGGCCTCGGTCGACGGCTACTGGCGCTACAGCTTCGCCGGTACGTCCACCACCCCGGCCGTCACCACCGCCGGTGACTTCGTCGACGTGAAGTAACGACGTCCGGTACGGGGGGCGGGGGACCGCCCCCCGTACCGGGAAGCGTCGGCCTACACCGGGAAGCGTCGGCCGACCAGCCGCCAGGCGTACTCCAGGCCGGCCGACGCCACCACCGCGATGGCCACCGCGGCCCACGGCATCGTCGTCCCGACCAGCTTCAGCGCGAAGAACTCCTGGAGCCACGGCACCACCAGCACGATCAGGAACGCCAGCCCCATCGTCGCCACCAGTGCGACCCGCCACCAGGTGTACGGGCGGGCGATGATCGCCAGCACCCACATCGAGACCAGGAACAGCGTGAGCGTGGCCGCGCTGGTCTCCGCGTCGAGGGCGCCCGGACCGGAGTAGTGGTGCCGGGCGAGCAGATACGTCGCGAAGGTGGCGACGGCCGCGATGACGCCCGACGGGATCGCGTACCGCATGACCCGGCGCACGAAGTGCGGATGGGCGCGTTCCTTGTTGGGGGCGAGGGCCAGGAAGAACGCCGGGACGCCGATCGTCAGCGTCGACAGCAGGGTCAGATGGCGCGGCAGGAACGGGTAGTCGACCTGTGTGCAGACCACCAGGACCGCCAGCAGCACCGAGTAGACGGTCTTGGTCAGGAACAGGGTGGCGACCCGGGTGATGTTGCCGATCACCCGGCGGCCCTCGGCGACGACGGACGGCAGCGTCGCGAAGCTGTTGTTCAGCAGCACGATCTGGGCGACGGCCCGGGTCGCCTCGGAGCCCGAACCCATGGAGACGCCGATGTCGGCGTCCTTCAGCGCCAGTACGTCGTTGACGCCGTCGCCGGTCATGGCGACGGTGTGGCCGCGGGACTGGAGGGCGGCGACCATGTCGCGCTTCTGCTGGGGGGTGACCCGGCCGAAGACCGCGTTCTCCTCCATGGCCGTGGCCATCTCGTCCGGGTCGGTGGGCAGCCGGCGCGCGTCCAGGGTGTGCTCGGCGCCCGGCAGGCCCAGCTTTCCGGCGACCGCGCCGACGGAGACCGCGTTGTCGCCGGAGATGACCTTCGTGGCGACCCGCTGGTCGGCGAAGTAGGACAGGGTCTCCCCGGCGTCGGGCCGCAGCCGCTGCTCCAGGACGACCAGCGCGCTCGGTACGGCTCCGGCCGCGATGTCCGGCCCGTCGAGCGCGCCCTCGGCGCGGGCCAGCAGCAGCACCCGCAGCCCCTGCTCGTTGAGCTGCTCGATCTCGGTGAGCGCCGGGTCCTGCTCGGGCAGCAGCACATCGGGGGCGCCGAGCAGCCAGGACGACTCCCGGCCGCCGCCCTCGTCGAACGCGGCGCCGCTGTACTTGCGGGCGGAGGAGAACGGCAGCGTCTGCGTGCACCGCCACTTCTCCCCGTCCGGGTAGGCGTCGACGATGGCCTGGAGGCTGGCGTTGGGCCGCGGGTCGGACGAGCCGAGGGCGCCCAGCACGCCGCGTATGTACGTGTCGTCCGCACCGCCCAGCGTCCGCACCTCGGTGACGTCCATGCCGCCCTCGGTGAGGGTGCCGGTCTTGTCCAGGCAGACGACGTCGACCCGGGCCAGCCCCTCGATGGCGGGGAGCTCCTGCACCAGGCACTGCTTGCGGCCGAGCCGTACGACCCCGATCGCGAAGGCGACCGAGGTGAGCAGCACCAGGCCCTCGGGGATCATCGGGACGATGCCGCCGACGGTCCGGGCGACCGACTCCTTGAAGTCGTTGTCCTTGACGACGAGCTGGCTGATGATGAGGCCGATCGCGGTCGGCACCATCATCCAGGTGACGTACTTGAGGATCGTGGAGATGCCGGTGCGCAGCTCGGACTGGACGAGGGTGAAGCGGGACGCCTCCTCGGCGAGCTGGGCGGCGTAGGCCTCGCGGCCGACCTTGGTGGCGGTGAAGGCGCCGCCGCCCGCGACGACGAAGCTGCCGGACATCACCGGGTCGCCGGGCTGTTTCAGCACCGGGTCGGCCTCGCCGGTGAGCAGCGACTCGTCGATCTCCAGGCTGTCGGCCTCGGCGACCGTGCCGTCCACGACGGCCTTGTCGCCGGGGCCCAGCTCGACGAGGTCGCCGAGGACGATCTCGGAGGTGGAGATCTCGGCCGAGACCCCGTCCCGCCGCACCGTGGGTTTCGCCTCGCCGATGACCGCGAGGCTGTCCAGGGTCTTCTTGGCCCGCCACTCCTGGATGATGCCGATGCCGGTGTTGGCGATGATCACGAAGCCGAAGAGGCTGTCCTGGATCGGCGCGACGAACAGCATGATCAGCCAGAGCACGCCGATGATCAGGTTGAACCGGGTGAAGACGTTGGCCCGGACGATCTCGCGGATGGAGCGGGACGAGCGGACGGGTACGTCGTTGACCTCACCGCGGGCGATCCGCTCGGCCACCTCGGCAGCGGTCAGCCCGCGTGGGTTCACGGCCGGTGCGGGCAGTCTCACCGGGTGGACCGGGTCGAGCTCGGCCCCGGCGTCGATCATGGCCGAACCGGGGGAGCCGGTGGAGTCGATGGAGCTGGTGGAACCGGTTGCTTCGGGGGTCTGCTCACCGAAGGAATGGGGTGCCCGCTGCGTCATGGTTTCGACGGTACGGGTGGATGCTCCGGTTCACCCACTGAGGGGTCCGAAGATCAGACCGGGGGAGGAGGGGAACGTGAAGGGAATGGTCCTGAGGTGCTACGAGGACTCGGTGCCGGCCGACACCGCGGCCTCGGCGGCCGCCCGCTTGATCGCGGCGTCGCGCCCCCGCACGTACCAGATGCCGATCAGGCCGAGCCCCGCACCGGCCAGACAGGTCCACACCCACCACAGGTGCCCGTGGTCGTCGAACCAGCCGTAGAACGGGATCTGGACCAGGAAGAGGACGAACCAGAGGATCGTGCCGCCGGTGATGGTGGCGACGACGGGCCCCTCCAGGGGCTCGGGTGCCTCGTGCTTCGGTGTCCACTTCGCCATGACCTCAGTGTATGGGGCCCCCTGCGCAGGGGCTCCTCGGTCCAGGCGGCCCAAGGGTCTACGCGCGGAGATAGCGATCTTCGCCTTATGTATTCATACTGAATCTGCTTACGGCTGGCTCGAATTATTCGTGTAAAAGTCCAAAGCTGACCACTTTCATTCCCCCTCTACGCACGACTGAGGTCATACATGTCCCCCTCGGCCACCGCTCCGGTCGATGCCAAGCAGCCCGCGGCTCCCCAGCCGCAAGGTGGCCTGGATCGTTTCTTCAAGATCTCCGAGCGGGGGTCGTCGGTCGCACGCGAGATCCGCGGCGGATTCGCCACGTTCTTCGCGATGGCGTACATCATCGTGCTGAACCCGATCATTCTCGGCAGCGCCAAGGACATGTACGGCCATCAGCTCGACGGTGGCCAGCTGGTCACCGCCACCGTGCTGACCGCCGCGTTCTCCACGTTGCTGATGGGCGTCATCGGAAACGTGCCGATCGCGCTGGCCGCCGGTCTCGGCGTCAACACCGTGGTGGCCCTCCAGCTCGCTCCCCGGATGAGCTGGGCGGACGCGATGGGCATGGTCGTCCTCGCGGGCATCGTGGTGATGCTGCTGGTCGCGACCGGTCTGCGGGAACGCGTGATGAACGCCGTGCCGATGTCGCTCCGCAAGGGCATCGCGATCGGCATCGGCCTCTTCATCCTGCTGATCGGCCTGGTCGACTCGGGCTTCGTCTCCCGCGTCCCGGACGCCGCGCACACCACCGTGCCGCTCCAGCTCGGCGGCGACGGCCACCTCAACGGCTGGCCGGTCCTGGTCTTCGTCATCGGCGCGCTGCTCACCCTCGCGCTGATCGTCCGCAAGGTGCCGGGCGCGATCCTGATCTCCATCGTCGCGATGACGGCCGTCGCGCTGATCATCGACGCCGTCGCCGATCTGCCGGCCGGGGCGTGGGGCCTGACCGTCCCGCAGTGGCCGGGCAATCCTGTCGCCACGCCCGACTTCGGGCTGGTCGGTCAGGTCAGTCTGTTCGGCGGCTTCAGCAAGGTGGGCGTGCTCACCGGCATCCTGTTCGTCTTCACCGTGCTGCTGTCCTGCTTCTTCGACGCGATGGGCACCATCCTCGGCGTCGGCGACGAGGCGAAGCTGACGGACAAGGACGGCAACTTCCCCGGCATCAACAAGGTGCTGTTCGTGGACGGCATCGCGGTCGCCGCGGGCGGTGCGAGCTCCGCCTCCGCGGGCACCTGCTTCGTGGAGTCCACTGCGGGTGTCGGCGAGGGCGCCCGCACCGGCTTCGCGAGCATCGTGACGGGTCTGCTGTTCACGGTGGCGCTGTTCCTGACACCGCTGGCGACCATGGTCCCCTCGCAGGCGGCCACCCCCGCGCTGCTGGCGGTGGGCTTCCTGATCATCTCGGGCTCGGTGCGGGACATCGACTGGAGCGACTACACGCTCGCCATCCCGGCCTTCCTCGCCATGGTGATGATGCCGTTCACGTACTCGATCACCAACGGCATCGGAATCGGCTTCATCGCCTTCTCCGTGCTGCGGGTGGCGGCCGGGCGCTGGCGCGAGGTGCCAGCGGCCATGTACGTGGTGTCGTTGGTCTTCGTCTTCTACTACGCGATGCCGGCCCTCGGCCTCACGTGACCTCTTCGGCCCTGATCCCCGCGGTCCCTTCCGGGCCGTAGAACCTCTCCGTCTCGTCGACGGCCGCCTTGAAGCGCTCGTCGAAGTCATCGCGAATGAGCGTCCGGACCACATAGTCCTGGACGCTCATTCCGCGTTTGGCGGCATGCTGCCGGAGCCGGTCGAGCAGCTCACCGTCTATCCGCAGGCTGAGCACAGTCGATCCCATGGCAAGCAGGGTTACGGTCCAGTGCGTCGTTTCGTGTCACTTTCCGGAGCCGACTCACTCGTTCGGGTGACCGATTGGGTGAAGTGCCTCTCGCGCGTGTAACACGAATGGTCTTTAGGGCGACTAATGAGTTACGCTAATAAACATGCCTGACCTGATCCACGACGGCGACAGTGCGGCCGCCGTGAGCTCCCTTCGCTCCGCCGTGATGCTGCTCAGCCGGCGCCTCAAGCACCAGCGTGTCGACGAGTCGCTGAGCCCCACCGAGATGTCGGTGCTCGGCACGCTCGCCAGGTGCGGCTCGGCCACGCCGGGCGAGCTGGCCCGCAAGGAGCATGTGCAGCCTCCGTCGATGACCCGCATCGTCGCGCTGCTGGAAGCGAAGGGGCTGGTCAGACTGGAACCGCACCCCGATGACCGTCGCCAGAAGGTGGTCAGCCAGACCGAGCAGGCGGAAGCCATGCTCGAAGAGAGCCGCTCCAAGCGGAACGCCTGGCTGACCGCCCTCGCCGAGGGCCTGGACGAGGACGAGTGGGAGACGCTCCGCAAGGCGGCGCCCGTGCTGGAGAAGCTCGCCCACCTGTAGCGGGGCAGGCCGCGCCGGACCACAGCCGGCGCACCGCCCGTACCGCCGCACCCCGTCGGTCAGCGAAACGTATACGCCCGAGGAGGCGAACCCTTTTGAGTACGGGATCCGGAGCAGACTCCGCCCCCGCACCGACTTCCACCCACGAGAGCAAGCCCGGCGGGACCTTCTCGTCGCTGAAGATCCGTAACTACCGCCTGTTCGCCACGGGCGCCGTGATCTCCAACACCG from Streptomyces sp. NBC_01591 includes:
- a CDS encoding HAD-IC family P-type ATPase; translated protein: MTQRAPHSFGEQTPEATGSTSSIDSTGSPGSAMIDAGAELDPVHPVRLPAPAVNPRGLTAAEVAERIARGEVNDVPVRSSRSIREIVRANVFTRFNLIIGVLWLIMLFVAPIQDSLFGFVIIANTGIGIIQEWRAKKTLDSLAVIGEAKPTVRRDGVSAEISTSEIVLGDLVELGPGDKAVVDGTVAEADSLEIDESLLTGEADPVLKQPGDPVMSGSFVVAGGGAFTATKVGREAYAAQLAEEASRFTLVQSELRTGISTILKYVTWMMVPTAIGLIISQLVVKDNDFKESVARTVGGIVPMIPEGLVLLTSVAFAIGVVRLGRKQCLVQELPAIEGLARVDVVCLDKTGTLTEGGMDVTEVRTLGGADDTYIRGVLGALGSSDPRPNASLQAIVDAYPDGEKWRCTQTLPFSSARKYSGAAFDEGGGRESSWLLGAPDVLLPEQDPALTEIEQLNEQGLRVLLLARAEGALDGPDIAAGAVPSALVVLEQRLRPDAGETLSYFADQRVATKVISGDNAVSVGAVAGKLGLPGAEHTLDARRLPTDPDEMATAMEENAVFGRVTPQQKRDMVAALQSRGHTVAMTGDGVNDVLALKDADIGVSMGSGSEATRAVAQIVLLNNSFATLPSVVAEGRRVIGNITRVATLFLTKTVYSVLLAVLVVCTQVDYPFLPRHLTLLSTLTIGVPAFFLALAPNKERAHPHFVRRVMRYAIPSGVIAAVATFATYLLARHHYSGPGALDAETSAATLTLFLVSMWVLAIIARPYTWWRVALVATMGLAFLIVLVVPWLQEFFALKLVGTTMPWAAVAIAVVASAGLEYAWRLVGRRFPV
- a CDS encoding DUF2530 domain-containing protein, which encodes MAKWTPKHEAPEPLEGPVVATITGGTILWFVLFLVQIPFYGWFDDHGHLWWVWTCLAGAGLGLIGIWYVRGRDAAIKRAAAEAAVSAGTESS
- a CDS encoding NCS2 family permease, which translates into the protein MSPSATAPVDAKQPAAPQPQGGLDRFFKISERGSSVAREIRGGFATFFAMAYIIVLNPIILGSAKDMYGHQLDGGQLVTATVLTAAFSTLLMGVIGNVPIALAAGLGVNTVVALQLAPRMSWADAMGMVVLAGIVVMLLVATGLRERVMNAVPMSLRKGIAIGIGLFILLIGLVDSGFVSRVPDAAHTTVPLQLGGDGHLNGWPVLVFVIGALLTLALIVRKVPGAILISIVAMTAVALIIDAVADLPAGAWGLTVPQWPGNPVATPDFGLVGQVSLFGGFSKVGVLTGILFVFTVLLSCFFDAMGTILGVGDEAKLTDKDGNFPGINKVLFVDGIAVAAGGASSASAGTCFVESTAGVGEGARTGFASIVTGLLFTVALFLTPLATMVPSQAATPALLAVGFLIISGSVRDIDWSDYTLAIPAFLAMVMMPFTYSITNGIGIGFIAFSVLRVAAGRWREVPAAMYVVSLVFVFYYAMPALGLT
- a CDS encoding ribbon-helix-helix protein, CopG family, which translates into the protein MGSTVLSLRIDGELLDRLRQHAAKRGMSVQDYVVRTLIRDDFDERFKAAVDETERFYGPEGTAGIRAEEVT
- a CDS encoding MarR family winged helix-turn-helix transcriptional regulator; amino-acid sequence: MPDLIHDGDSAAAVSSLRSAVMLLSRRLKHQRVDESLSPTEMSVLGTLARCGSATPGELARKEHVQPPSMTRIVALLEAKGLVRLEPHPDDRRQKVVSQTEQAEAMLEESRSKRNAWLTALAEGLDEDEWETLRKAAPVLEKLAHL